From a region of the Odoribacter splanchnicus DSM 20712 genome:
- a CDS encoding virulence RhuM family protein, with protein MAQNIVIRNSTAEFLIFMLEGKEDGIQVMYKGETIWATQKAISQLFDVGVPAISKHLKNIFESGELDEHSVISKMETTASDGKNYDTTFYNLDAIISVGYRVNSVRATQFRQWCTFVLRQFAIRGYVLDHKRMENGAFLGVDYFEHLLAEIREIRLSERRFYQKLTDIYATAIDYNKDAPTTRLFFKKVQNKMHYAVHGHTAAELIVERANADKEHMGLTTWENAPNGKIVRTDVSVAKNYLREKELDEMGRMVNAFLDMAESMAKRHIPMTMEDWAKRIDKFINLFDGPILQDSGKVSAEYAKEFAESEFEKYRIIQDRLFQSDFDRFENNSLPPLDVE; from the coding sequence ATGGCGCAAAATATAGTGATACGAAATAGCACGGCTGAGTTTCTCATCTTCATGCTTGAAGGCAAAGAGGATGGGATTCAGGTGATGTATAAAGGTGAGACAATTTGGGCTACACAAAAGGCTATATCGCAGCTTTTTGATGTGGGAGTGCCTGCAATCAGCAAGCATCTTAAAAATATATTTGAGAGTGGTGAGTTGGACGAACATTCAGTTATTTCCAAAATGGAAACAACTGCTTCGGATGGCAAGAATTACGATACGACATTCTATAATCTTGATGCGATTATCAGTGTCGGTTATCGTGTTAATTCTGTTCGTGCCACTCAGTTCCGTCAGTGGTGTACGTTTGTACTCCGTCAGTTTGCTATTCGCGGATATGTGCTTGATCATAAGCGAATGGAGAACGGGGCTTTCTTAGGTGTGGATTACTTTGAGCATTTGTTGGCCGAAATAAGGGAGATAAGGCTGAGTGAGCGTCGTTTTTATCAGAAACTGACCGATATTTATGCTACGGCTATAGACTATAACAAGGATGCTCCGACAACACGTCTTTTCTTCAAGAAGGTACAGAACAAAATGCACTATGCTGTGCATGGACATACTGCTGCGGAACTGATTGTAGAACGGGCCAATGCAGATAAAGAACACATGGGATTGACCACATGGGAGAATGCTCCGAATGGAAAAATTGTCAGAACTGACGTGTCTGTAGCAAAGAACTATTTGCGAGAGAAAGAATTGGATGAAATGGGCAGAATGGTCAATGCATTCCTTGATATGGCAGAAAGTATGGCTAAGCGTCATATCCCTATGACAATGGAAGATTGGGCAAAACGAATAGACAAATTCATTAATTTATTTGATGGCCCGATATTGCAGGATAGCGGAAAAGTTTCTGCCGAATATGCCAAAGAGTTTGCTGAATCTGAGTTTGAAAAATACAGGATTATTCAAGACCGCCTTTTCCAATCTGACTTTGATAGATTTGAGAATAATAGCCTTCCTCCATTGGATGTGGAATAA
- a CDS encoding DUF7935 family protein has product MNITTYFLIPLVLFVILLYPLVRKAVALLEILVNKQVQQTTQEKQANTSSTSQTLFNLKLLAYERIILFIERIKPDSFIPRTLSPSLPYQEYQLLLINEIRKEFEYNLSQQLYLSENAWEVTVNFKDNIITLINSAATSCPPQATASDLARKILEHYISSDLKGDQILKIVKAEIQ; this is encoded by the coding sequence ATGAACATCACCACTTACTTTTTGATTCCCCTTGTCTTATTTGTTATTTTACTGTATCCCTTGGTCAGGAAGGCTGTTGCTTTACTAGAAATTCTGGTAAATAAACAGGTACAGCAAACTACTCAGGAAAAGCAAGCGAATACGTCGTCTACTTCACAAACGCTATTTAATCTGAAATTATTAGCTTATGAAAGGATTATTCTATTTATTGAAAGAATAAAGCCGGATTCGTTTATCCCCCGTACCCTTTCTCCCTCTCTTCCTTATCAGGAATATCAATTATTACTGATCAACGAAATTCGGAAAGAATTTGAATATAATCTTTCCCAGCAGCTTTATTTAAGCGAAAATGCCTGGGAGGTCACGGTCAATTTCAAGGATAATATCATTACGCTGATCAATAGTGCAGCCACCTCCTGTCCTCCCCAAGCAACAGCCAGCGATCTGGCCCGAAAAATTTTAGAGCATTATATTTCGTCGGACCTGAAAGGAGATCAGATTTTAAAAATCGTCAAGGCAGAAATACAATAA
- a CDS encoding very short patch repair endonuclease, with product MDKLTKEQRHRCMSAIKGKNTKPELVVRKFLFCRGFRYRLNHPWLPGHPDLVLRKYRTVIFVNGCFWHGHEGCKYYVLPKTNVEFWQNKIKRNTSRDIEERQQLTSMGWHCITIWECQLKPKVRQQTLEALEYTLYHIYLEDRRIKSYETTEEEYSMVAEPVESYGKSK from the coding sequence ATGGACAAACTGACCAAAGAACAGCGTCATCGTTGCATGTCTGCAATAAAGGGCAAGAACACAAAGCCGGAATTAGTAGTGAGGAAGTTCTTGTTCTGCCGTGGTTTTCGGTATAGGCTGAATCACCCATGGCTTCCCGGACATCCCGATTTGGTTTTACGCAAATACAGAACTGTTATTTTCGTAAATGGCTGTTTCTGGCATGGTCATGAAGGATGCAAATATTATGTTCTTCCGAAGACAAATGTCGAATTTTGGCAGAATAAGATTAAACGCAATACGAGCAGAGATATAGAGGAACGGCAACAGCTAACTTCGATGGGGTGGCATTGTATTACCATTTGGGAATGTCAGTTGAAACCGAAAGTCCGCCAACAGACTTTAGAGGCTTTAGAATACACGCTATACCATATCTATCTTGAGGATAGAAGAATCAAATCATATGAGACAACTGAAGAAGAATATAGCATGGTGGCAGAACCCGTTGAAAGTTATGGCAAATCGAAATGA
- a CDS encoding helix-turn-helix domain-containing protein: protein MEIQRKCQWCGKPFIAHTMVTRYCSKSCNEKAYKEKKRKQRLQEYEERQNEQPMQEVGIVGSKLYLSPAEAATLLGISRATIYRHMAVGIIRALQLRGRTIIRKSDIEKMFDNAPGYKKRSYGRKQTALYYTTNEVLEKYQIQKKTLYRRCKLYNIPKIEEGNRVFYNRSLIDKYFADLAEDINPASYYTPEQVMVKYNMSRNAVVTFAMRHNIPRINRHHEVYYSRAHIDAIKEKQEKLNPDYYTYDEITEKYGLTKINISYYVNKYDIKRFKQGSRTMVLCSEFDKIYIEHRDGTYTPKKREKKSDRQKETFVIPEGYYSSEQIATTYQMNRKTICRLCRENDIPKISHGGFNYYEQLSVDRFFAKYKAADNIKEWIGAEQMEEIYGMSKNARCSFVHRHKIPSRVVYGKVQYSKGHIDIIKNGGFDQREKYYSVTEAMEKYGIRRDDVYNYARYNSIRKMHHGKSMFLLKEDFDKVMAEKSGI, encoded by the coding sequence ATGGAAATCCAGAGAAAATGCCAGTGGTGCGGCAAACCATTTATAGCACACACGATGGTAACACGTTATTGCAGCAAATCGTGCAATGAAAAAGCGTACAAAGAGAAGAAGCGGAAGCAGAGGTTACAGGAATACGAGGAACGGCAAAATGAGCAGCCTATGCAGGAAGTCGGTATCGTGGGAAGCAAATTGTATCTCTCCCCTGCCGAAGCCGCTACCCTTTTAGGTATCAGCCGTGCGACCATCTATCGCCACATGGCTGTCGGAATCATCCGGGCTTTACAACTTCGTGGGCGTACTATTATCCGCAAGTCTGACATTGAAAAGATGTTCGACAACGCACCCGGCTACAAGAAGCGCAGCTATGGACGGAAGCAGACTGCACTCTATTACACCACGAATGAGGTATTGGAGAAATACCAAATCCAGAAGAAAACCCTCTACCGCAGATGCAAGCTGTATAACATTCCGAAGATTGAGGAGGGCAATCGAGTGTTCTACAACCGTAGTCTTATAGACAAATACTTTGCAGATCTTGCCGAGGATATCAATCCAGCAAGCTATTATACGCCGGAGCAGGTCATGGTGAAATATAATATGAGCCGCAATGCAGTTGTCACCTTTGCCATGCGACACAATATCCCCCGAATTAACCGCCACCATGAGGTATATTATTCCCGTGCCCATATAGATGCGATTAAAGAAAAGCAGGAGAAGCTGAATCCCGACTATTATACCTACGATGAAATCACCGAGAAATACGGACTTACCAAGATTAATATCAGCTACTATGTCAACAAGTACGACATCAAGCGGTTCAAGCAAGGAAGCCGGACAATGGTGCTCTGTTCGGAGTTTGACAAAATCTATATTGAGCATCGTGATGGAACATATACGCCCAAGAAACGGGAAAAGAAAAGCGACCGGCAGAAAGAGACTTTTGTAATCCCCGAAGGCTATTACTCATCCGAGCAAATTGCAACGACCTATCAGATGAACAGGAAAACCATTTGCAGGCTGTGCCGTGAAAACGACATCCCTAAAATCAGTCATGGTGGGTTCAACTATTACGAACAACTGTCAGTTGACCGATTCTTTGCCAAGTACAAAGCGGCTGACAATATCAAGGAATGGATTGGTGCGGAGCAAATGGAAGAAATTTACGGCATGAGCAAAAATGCCCGATGTTCGTTTGTGCATCGCCATAAAATCCCCTCCCGTGTTGTTTATGGCAAAGTCCAATATTCCAAAGGCCATATCGACATCATCAAAAACGGTGGCTTTGACCAACGGGAAAAGTATTACAGCGTAACCGAAGCGATGGAAAAATACGGCATTCGCAGGGATGATGTCTACAATTATGCGAGGTATAACAGCATACGGAAGATGCACCACGGCAAGTCGATGTTCCTGCTGAAAGAGGATTTTGACAAGGTTATGGCTGAAAAATCCGGCATCTGA
- a CDS encoding virulence RhuM family protein, giving the protein MDEQNKVIIYTASDGQTKIDVKLEDETLWLTQAQMCELYQTSKSNISEHIKHIFEEGELQEDSVVRKFRTTAADGKSYLTTFYNLDMIIALGYRVRSIIATRFRQWATLRLKEYMVKGFTLDDERLKKLGGGGYWKELLERIRDIRATEKVMYRQVLEIYATSIDYDPRASVSQEFFKKVQNKIHYAIHGHTAAELIVERADAEKDFMGLLTFKGNHPTLMEAKIAKNYLDDKELRAMGQLVSGYLDFAERQAEREQPMTMNDWAVYLDRILTMSGEKLLQGSGSVSHEDAMEHATNEYRKYKQRTISDVEHDYLLSIKAIEDLGKKGGTQ; this is encoded by the coding sequence ATGGACGAACAGAACAAAGTAATCATATACACCGCGAGTGACGGGCAGACAAAGATAGATGTGAAGCTAGAAGATGAGACGCTGTGGCTTACGCAGGCTCAGATGTGTGAACTTTATCAGACAAGTAAATCAAACATAAGTGAGCACATAAAACATATTTTTGAAGAAGGTGAATTGCAGGAAGATTCAGTTGTTCGGAAATTCCGAACAACTGCCGCCGACGGGAAATCGTATCTGACCACCTTTTACAATTTAGACATGATAATAGCTCTTGGTTATCGTGTCCGCTCCATCATTGCAACACGTTTCCGCCAATGGGCTACTCTGCGGTTAAAGGAGTATATGGTAAAGGGCTTTACGCTTGATGACGAACGGTTGAAGAAACTGGGTGGTGGCGGCTATTGGAAGGAACTTTTGGAAAGAATCAGGGATATCCGTGCCACAGAAAAGGTTATGTATCGTCAGGTGCTTGAAATATATGCCACCAGTATCGATTATGACCCAAGGGCTTCCGTGTCACAGGAGTTTTTCAAGAAAGTTCAGAACAAGATACATTATGCGATTCACGGTCATACGGCAGCGGAGCTTATTGTTGAACGAGCTGATGCAGAGAAAGATTTTATGGGGTTGTTGACATTCAAGGGTAATCATCCTACATTGATGGAGGCAAAGATCGCAAAGAACTATCTGGACGACAAAGAACTTCGTGCCATGGGACAATTGGTTTCAGGATATTTGGATTTTGCCGAGCGTCAGGCAGAGCGTGAACAACCGATGACTATGAACGATTGGGCTGTCTATTTGGATAGGATTCTGACAATGTCTGGAGAAAAACTTTTGCAAGGTTCTGGAAGTGTTTCTCATGAAGATGCGATGGAACACGCCACCAATGAGTACCGCAAATATAAGCAACGCACCATCAGCGATGTGGAACACGATTATCTGTTGTCTATAAAAGCTATCGAGGACTTGGGTAAGAAAGGTGGTACGCAATAG
- a CDS encoding helix-turn-helix domain-containing protein — translation MTATELTFNDLPKVVGELCERIASMENLLRDNLNRQSEPKENLHVPMTVQEACTYLKMPVSTFYYKIKKDSIPVIKQGKHLYIYRDELDKWLEASRKTSVPLTYDEENEAMYASHRRKPNPKNW, via the coding sequence ATGACTGCAACTGAGTTAACTTTTAACGACCTGCCGAAAGTGGTAGGCGAACTATGCGAGCGAATCGCAAGTATGGAAAATTTGCTTAGGGACAATCTTAACCGTCAAAGCGAACCAAAGGAGAATCTGCATGTACCTATGACGGTACAGGAAGCCTGTACTTATCTGAAAATGCCGGTCTCCACCTTTTATTACAAGATAAAGAAGGACAGCATTCCGGTAATCAAACAAGGAAAGCACCTTTATATCTATCGTGACGAGCTCGACAAATGGCTGGAAGCATCACGCAAAACGTCAGTACCTCTCACATACGATGAAGAAAACGAAGCGATGTATGCCTCACATCGTCGCAAGCCTAATCCTAAAAACTGGTGA
- a CDS encoding DUF4251 domain-containing protein: protein MKRVLFLLLVSVFMLPAFHSEAQVQGTQTPTHYQELTKQQQRQVKRDLRKKAREVANQQAFNAAVDALKDRNWVLMASTLYGPRGSAIPVSDNTNFIQFKGNTVYVQLAFNGIAGPNGLGGITVQGTPSQITTNTDKHGNITYSFYVNGIALTAQVVVNLSAGSNYANATVYPMMNGNNLTFSGTLVPTSQSGIFRSGFISY from the coding sequence ATGAAACGAGTATTATTTTTATTGCTGGTATCTGTATTTATGCTGCCCGCTTTCCATAGCGAAGCACAGGTACAAGGAACACAAACTCCGACTCATTATCAGGAGCTAACCAAACAACAACAACGACAAGTGAAGCGGGATCTTCGCAAGAAAGCCCGTGAGGTTGCTAACCAACAAGCTTTCAACGCTGCTGTAGATGCTTTGAAAGACCGGAATTGGGTATTAATGGCCAGTACACTTTATGGCCCCAGAGGTTCAGCTATACCTGTATCCGACAATACCAACTTCATCCAATTTAAAGGCAATACCGTGTATGTACAGTTAGCTTTCAACGGCATTGCCGGTCCGAACGGTCTTGGTGGAATCACCGTACAGGGTACTCCTTCACAAATCACCACCAATACGGATAAACATGGAAATATCACTTATTCCTTCTATGTGAACGGAATCGCTTTAACCGCCCAGGTTGTGGTCAATCTGAGTGCAGGCAGTAACTATGCCAATGCAACGGTTTACCCGATGATGAACGGTAATAACCTGACTTTCTCCGGAACTCTTGTTCCCACCTCACAATCCGGAATCTTCAGAAGTGGATTCATCAGTTATTGA
- a CDS encoding site-specific integrase, whose amino-acid sequence MHECKTVTLRTRPLKKNMLSFYLDYYPGYRDKESMKVIRHESLGIYIYADPKNQREQNFNAVMSEKAEAIRCRRFESIVNERYDFFDKSKMKGDFLAYYKKTLRKHDQKWEFVYLHFCNFVGGKCSFEEIDVDLCNKFREYLLNAKQLRRPERPISRNSAVGYWSTFRGFLKILYRNKLIHSNVNDFLEKIEPEDVVKDYLSVEELYRLAETPCKIPVLKTASLFSCLTSLRISDILTLRWEEIVDFAAGGKCVYTVTQKTKTEDIIPISDEALQLIGYSPEKTGLVFKGLKRCWTQYPMKEWIRTAGITKNITFHSYRRTFATLQAATGTDIRTIQSIMAHKSITTTQRYMKVVDSNKRKASNKISLIRKR is encoded by the coding sequence ATGCACGAATGTAAAACTGTAACATTGAGGACAAGACCTCTAAAGAAAAACATGTTGTCGTTCTATCTGGATTATTATCCCGGTTATCGCGACAAAGAGAGTATGAAGGTAATCCGTCATGAGTCTTTGGGCATCTACATCTATGCCGACCCTAAAAATCAACGGGAACAGAACTTCAATGCCGTCATGTCGGAAAAGGCGGAAGCCATCCGATGCAGACGTTTTGAATCCATCGTCAATGAGCGGTATGATTTCTTTGACAAGAGCAAGATGAAAGGAGATTTCCTTGCCTATTATAAAAAGACACTCCGCAAGCACGACCAGAAATGGGAGTTCGTCTATCTGCATTTCTGCAATTTCGTGGGCGGGAAATGCTCATTCGAGGAGATTGATGTGGACTTATGCAACAAGTTCAGGGAGTATCTGCTCAATGCGAAGCAACTGAGACGTCCGGAGCGTCCCATATCACGCAATTCAGCCGTGGGCTACTGGTCCACATTCAGAGGATTCCTCAAAATACTCTATCGCAATAAACTGATTCATTCCAATGTAAACGATTTCTTGGAGAAAATAGAGCCGGAAGATGTGGTCAAAGACTATCTCAGCGTAGAAGAACTGTACAGATTGGCAGAAACGCCCTGCAAGATACCGGTTCTGAAAACCGCCTCGTTGTTCTCTTGCCTGACAAGTTTGAGAATAAGCGATATTCTCACATTGCGGTGGGAAGAAATCGTTGACTTTGCAGCCGGAGGAAAATGCGTATATACTGTCACTCAAAAGACAAAGACAGAAGATATCATCCCCATTAGTGACGAAGCCTTGCAATTAATCGGCTATTCCCCGGAAAAGACAGGGCTGGTATTCAAAGGATTGAAAAGATGCTGGACGCAATACCCCATGAAAGAGTGGATTCGAACTGCCGGTATCACCAAAAACATCACGTTCCACTCGTACCGGAGAACATTTGCCACCTTGCAGGCTGCTACCGGAACTGACATCCGGACCATTCAAAGTATCATGGCGCACAAGAGCATCACCACTACCCAACGATACATGAAAGTAGTGGATAGCAACAAGCGAAAAGCCAGCAATAAAATCTCCCTGATTCGTAAGAGATAA
- a CDS encoding AAA family ATPase → METTAPIQDLAQVTVKWQDTMLSLEKEYEQEPEVLKIGGVPVGTLGNFSASIGKAKSKKTFNVSAMVAAALSGKEVLNYTTDFPEGKDRILYIDTEQSQNHCMIVMHRIMKLAELPANEDCGRFYFLALRKFNPKERLAIIDDAISQIEGLGFVVIDGIRDLVYDINSPSEATCVISKLMQWTDEHQIHLHTILHQNKSDENARGHIGTEINNKAETVIQIEKDKDDSNISKVESVHTRSKDFLPFAFCINDQSLPELLPDYVPTKKSAGRPKQEPFSPYKDIHEAIHRKALELAFEGRETISGYKALEEELTTAYELAGTKLNHNKIVELIKFLTNKRMVIQESRGIYRFMPDYHY, encoded by the coding sequence ATGGAAACAACAGCACCCATTCAAGATCTTGCTCAGGTCACAGTAAAATGGCAAGATACCATGCTCAGCTTGGAAAAGGAGTACGAACAGGAGCCGGAAGTTCTGAAAATAGGCGGAGTACCTGTCGGGACATTGGGAAATTTCAGTGCATCCATTGGCAAGGCTAAAAGCAAAAAGACTTTCAATGTGTCTGCTATGGTGGCAGCAGCTTTGTCCGGGAAGGAAGTCCTTAACTACACAACGGACTTCCCAGAAGGAAAGGACCGCATCCTTTACATTGACACCGAGCAAAGTCAGAACCATTGTATGATTGTGATGCATCGTATCATGAAACTGGCAGAGTTGCCGGCTAATGAGGATTGCGGCCGTTTCTATTTTCTCGCTCTACGCAAATTCAATCCGAAGGAGCGTTTGGCTATAATAGACGATGCCATCAGTCAGATTGAGGGTCTCGGTTTCGTGGTGATTGACGGAATACGTGACTTGGTTTATGACATCAATTCACCGAGTGAAGCCACATGCGTAATATCCAAACTTATGCAGTGGACTGACGAGCACCAGATTCATCTTCACACCATCCTTCACCAGAACAAAAGCGATGAAAATGCCCGTGGGCATATTGGCACGGAAATCAATAACAAAGCGGAAACGGTCATCCAAATCGAGAAAGACAAGGACGACAGCAACATCAGCAAAGTGGAAAGTGTGCATACCCGCTCAAAGGACTTCCTGCCATTCGCCTTCTGCATCAATGACCAATCGCTTCCCGAACTTCTGCCGGACTATGTGCCGACAAAGAAGAGTGCAGGTCGTCCCAAACAGGAACCGTTCTCCCCTTATAAGGATATCCACGAAGCCATCCATCGCAAAGCTCTCGAACTAGCTTTTGAGGGAAGAGAAACTATTTCGGGATATAAGGCTCTGGAAGAAGAACTGACCACTGCCTACGAACTGGCAGGAACGAAATTGAATCACAACAAGATTGTAGAGCTGATAAAGTTCCTCACAAACAAACGGATGGTGATTCAGGAAAGCCGTGGCATTTATCGGTTCATGCCGGATTATCACTACTAA
- a CDS encoding tryptophanase — translation MELPFSESFRIKMVETIRKSTREEREQWIKEAKYNLFNLKSDQVFIDLLTDSGTGAMSDKQWAELMLGDESYAGARSYYKMKNAIKEILGFDYFLPTHQGRAAENVLYSTIIKEGDVLPGNSHFDTTKGHIEFRKALAIDCTIDEAADTQLEIPFKGNMDPAKLEEVLKKYPKEKIPAVVLTVTNNTAGGQPVSMQNIREVSALCKKYGVNLQIDSARFAENAYFIKTREKGYENKSIKEIVKEMFSYADIMTMSSKKDAIVNMGGFVAFKSEELWKKCQMFCIMNEGFITYGGMSGRDMNALAQGLDEGTEFEYLETRIKQVEYLGAKLDEYGIPYQRPAGGHAIFVDAKKVLTHVPKEEFIAQTLGVELYLEAGIRGVEIGSILADRDPVTRENRYPRLELLRLAIPRRTYTNNHMDVIAVALKNVYDRRESITRGYVITKEFPIMRHFTVELEKAK, via the coding sequence ATGGAATTACCATTTTCAGAATCATTTCGGATTAAGATGGTGGAAACCATCCGTAAAAGTACACGTGAAGAACGTGAACAATGGATTAAAGAGGCTAAATACAATCTTTTTAACCTGAAAAGCGACCAGGTATTCATCGATCTGCTGACCGATTCGGGTACCGGGGCTATGAGCGATAAACAATGGGCTGAGCTGATGTTGGGAGACGAAAGCTATGCCGGAGCCCGTTCTTATTATAAGATGAAGAATGCTATCAAGGAAATTCTGGGATTCGATTATTTCTTACCGACTCACCAGGGACGTGCTGCGGAGAATGTTTTATATTCTACCATTATCAAAGAAGGAGATGTGTTGCCGGGCAATTCCCATTTCGATACCACGAAAGGACATATTGAATTCCGGAAAGCTTTGGCTATCGATTGTACTATCGACGAAGCAGCTGATACGCAGTTGGAAATTCCGTTTAAAGGCAACATGGATCCTGCCAAGCTGGAGGAAGTATTGAAAAAATATCCCAAAGAAAAGATCCCTGCAGTCGTATTGACCGTTACGAATAATACCGCCGGAGGTCAGCCCGTATCTATGCAGAATATTCGGGAAGTATCTGCCCTTTGTAAAAAGTACGGAGTGAACCTGCAGATCGATTCTGCCCGTTTTGCAGAGAATGCTTATTTCATTAAAACAAGGGAAAAAGGGTATGAAAACAAATCCATCAAAGAGATTGTAAAAGAAATGTTCTCTTATGCCGATATCATGACCATGTCTTCGAAAAAAGATGCGATTGTGAATATGGGTGGATTTGTAGCATTCAAAAGCGAAGAGTTGTGGAAAAAATGCCAGATGTTCTGTATCATGAACGAGGGGTTTATTACCTATGGCGGAATGTCGGGCCGGGATATGAATGCTTTGGCACAGGGATTGGATGAAGGTACTGAATTCGAATACCTCGAAACCCGGATTAAACAGGTGGAATATTTGGGGGCGAAATTGGATGAATACGGAATACCTTATCAGCGTCCTGCCGGTGGACATGCGATTTTTGTGGATGCCAAGAAAGTACTTACTCATGTACCGAAAGAAGAATTTATCGCTCAGACGTTAGGAGTAGAGTTGTATCTTGAAGCCGGAATCCGTGGTGTGGAGATCGGTTCGATATTGGCCGACCGGGATCCGGTAACCCGCGAAAACCGTTATCCCCGCCTGGAATTATTAAGGCTGGCTATTCCGCGCCGTACTTATACCAATAATCATATGGATGTAATAGCTGTTGCACTGAAAAATGTATATGATCGCCGCGAATCCATTACCCGTGGTTATGTAATTACGAAAGAATTTCCGATCATGCGCCACTTTACTGTCGAATTGGAAAAGGCAAAATAA
- the mnmE gene encoding tRNA uridine-5-carboxymethylaminomethyl(34) synthesis GTPase MnmE has protein sequence METSEVICAVSTAPGIGAIAVLRMSGTGCIALTDRIFESPSGKKLTGAKANTVHFGRILEEGCLLDEVLVTIFHAPHSFTGEESVEIACHGSLYIQQRLLQLLVNQGARLATPGEFTQRAFLNGKMDLSQAEAVADLIASSSAASHRMALKQMKGGFSAELMKLRAELLHITSLLELELDFSEEDVEFADRSELRRIAGNIDELLTRLCRSFSLGNVIKNGVPVAIVGNTNVGKSTLLNALLREDRAIVSDIAGTTRDVIEDTINLNGITFRFIDTAGIRATSDEVENIGIERTFAKIGQASVVLLLTDLNRGVESFEEYYHQVKSRLTSDAKLIIVLNKTDQVEDLLTPQETIRLFTSGEEIIPISARTGANLDRLIQELTRTVNLNTLNTSDVIVSNVRHYEALRNARTAIERVNEGLESGLSGEFISQDIRECLHYLGEITGEITTDEVLGNIFKNFCIGK, from the coding sequence ATGGAAACTTCTGAGGTAATTTGCGCTGTATCGACGGCTCCCGGAATCGGAGCTATCGCAGTTTTGAGAATGTCCGGGACGGGTTGTATCGCTCTTACCGACCGGATTTTCGAGTCTCCATCCGGGAAAAAACTGACCGGCGCGAAAGCGAATACAGTGCATTTCGGCAGGATCCTTGAAGAAGGTTGTTTGTTGGATGAAGTCCTGGTGACTATTTTTCATGCACCTCATTCATTCACAGGGGAGGAGTCTGTAGAAATCGCTTGTCATGGCTCCTTGTATATCCAACAGCGTTTATTGCAGCTGTTGGTGAATCAGGGGGCCCGGCTGGCTACTCCCGGCGAATTTACGCAACGGGCTTTCCTGAACGGAAAAATGGATTTGTCGCAGGCAGAAGCGGTTGCAGACTTGATCGCCTCTTCTTCGGCTGCATCGCATCGGATGGCTCTGAAGCAAATGAAAGGTGGCTTTTCAGCTGAATTGATGAAATTGCGGGCCGAATTGTTACATATTACTTCCTTGCTTGAGTTGGAGCTGGATTTTTCAGAGGAAGATGTTGAATTTGCCGATCGTTCGGAATTGAGACGTATTGCCGGAAATATCGATGAATTACTGACCCGCTTGTGTAGATCTTTTTCTTTGGGAAATGTGATTAAAAATGGGGTACCTGTAGCTATTGTCGGCAATACGAATGTAGGAAAGAGTACCTTGTTGAATGCTTTGTTGCGTGAGGACCGGGCTATTGTGTCGGATATTGCCGGTACAACCCGGGATGTGATCGAAGATACGATCAATTTGAATGGAATCACTTTCCGTTTTATCGATACGGCCGGTATACGGGCCACCTCGGATGAGGTCGAAAATATCGGGATCGAAAGGACTTTTGCTAAAATCGGTCAGGCTAGTGTCGTCCTGTTATTGACCGATCTGAATCGGGGAGTAGAGTCTTTCGAAGAATATTATCATCAGGTGAAATCCCGCCTCACTTCGGATGCAAAGTTAATCATCGTCCTTAATAAAACCGATCAGGTAGAAGATTTATTGACGCCTCAGGAAACCATCCGGCTTTTTACTTCCGGTGAAGAGATTATTCCGATTTCAGCCCGTACCGGAGCAAATCTGGATCGCTTGATTCAGGAATTGACCCGGACTGTAAATCTAAATACCCTCAATACTTCCGATGTCATCGTCAGTAACGTCCGTCACTACGAAGCCCTTCGTAATGCCCGCACAGCCATCGAGCGTGTGAACGAAGGTCTTGAATCCGGACTCAGTGGCGAATTCATCTCTCAGGATATCCGTGAGTGTCTTCATTATCTTGGTGAAATTACCGGCGAGATTACTACGGATGAGGTTCTGGGTAATATTTTTAAGAATTTTTGTATCGGCAAATGA